The Silene latifolia isolate original U9 population chromosome X, ASM4854445v1, whole genome shotgun sequence genome contains the following window.
tatcctagaccaattggtcgacccacatgactcgaagcccaagaggtgagcttgggtaacccaacaaggtcgtgttctagatactcggggcaaaacacgcctagcctaacacggccaggacccggacacgactcgacgcatttcatgcttggttaaggttcgataaatattttggattgaatttgaaaaaaaaaacgaataatcgatttgaaaatgagatttaaaatgggcagcatgccggctacaaaagcttattttgggccgaaaaatctaatcctacttgggcagcattccgcgtttttaaaaccatgctattttgaaagtaagttgttcaaaagtttggttttgaaatcgatacggaaaatttgaaaagactcgggaaattcatttcgcacattgtcattctcatgttataaggatgtatgctcctagacatctctaagtctcggcaagtcttctacaagaaggtctatgccttccatcctttttgggtcttatagagcaagggcctttaggtagagtacctagaagagcatccccaccatcaagaaccacgacgaggcggagcggaagcaagcaatgtgcaagttcctggcatagtgggacgccgccccccacgcgtcacaaagaagcgctgggacggtccgggaaagtccttaagggtttatgcatgaatcgtagcactacgagtaatgttttactttccaatactttcttttcaagtttcacctcggaggaaaagaccctagaaacaaagtgtaactagtcctcttttccccagcggagtcgccaaactgtggacaacgctcattctacatcgtaaaacgaacccaaataaagacaataacaactaataaatacatgtttcctatcatcatcgggtgtttgtcgggttctctataaattccaatatcgacggatacgggtatctacaaggtcttaatgttttggtacctcaaatgacttgcatagataggctttaggttgtccacgaatttctccacgagggtagcttcatctggacgttcaccaagttgagtactagtcttcctccacctacttaggaagtcggtgaaaccttctttgtcattttgggtaagaacctctaaagtgcgcatgttgacttggatttcagcattattcgcatattgcttggcaaactcaattgcggcatcgtcccaggtagcaattttcttgtgctctagagaatagaaccattgttttgggatggtgttaagagatgaaggaaagatccttaagaacatctcgggtttaatgcctttgatagacatgtaatccttgaaagcacggatatggttcagaGGGTTTTCATGcaccttgaatttagggatatccgtcatgttgaagttggttggcaacttggaactcacggcttcatatttgcgattattttccctataaatgtcatcccctttgagatacatcaattgttcctccaagcattggagtcgtttctcagctgtagtcatacctatgggagggtttttgtccccgaagttattcatgacttcatcagacacttcactttctcgaggaggcatccttgtttccacggcatatattcggccctcgattgtgtcaaggcgatcatacacttggtcttgagtgacttggagacgagctagtgcggctaggatttgatcattaccatcctGGAGTTGGTTGTAGTTCACGTCGCTTTTTTCGGGCATCttagaaactggataagagattgacgacgaattaaaacacgatcgaccattctagcacacttacttgaaaaaagaaatgttttgactcgtgaagtgggagtgtgccactgtagacacctcgtttctgtaccttccgcaaaccacccgatgatgattgggccgcatgtttgatacgcggaacgatttgtgacagttcgtaagattatcgtcaagtgattgctcaaatattaatgtttacctcttagttgtcatctacgtcccgatacggtcgttttgacagtaattagagtacattcggagttcgggcctaaaaccgtctccattttctgataaccgctaaatcccgagtcaaaatgttctggaatgttccggatatttctattccatatttcataaattttatcttttagtaagcaatttcccgtaatattcacataagatattaaggaaaaccggattatttccgtcctactataactcaaacacggaaatctttcttcagcaggaggaaaccacttgggaacagacgcagcaggtgctgcgcctcttccaagagatgcgatgggtcgctgcgcctcttcccgtgccctttctgcatgtttctcgtatctttttcatatctttccgagattcacttccaaagagtctccgaaaccctaattccttcacgtgattagtataaataggagccttcgctcctcatatttctcacgcgagtgtccgcccttctcttctccctttgcattctagactttgttcttactttttggcgtctacgtgcttgaactttcgaccacgtaagctcggatccttctgagtatcagcctccccgtttgcatgaccgaccaatttgaccaactacacattaatcaacttaattaattaatcgttttcctcttacgagggcactttctttgcattcgcgtcgagcatcactaatcgatatcttagtccttctcgtttcgtcaacatgtaagtctgagcgtgtaatctctcttttatttattgtactttactttttgtatcatcaattgtaaggtttacgtcgaaaataccattaaaactgatttctaaaaccatgctttaaaacctcttttttacggatttccagtagataaccgtcgagaaaggacgcaaagaatcgctgcgctcttgaaggagcgctagcgattctgccgcgcctcttcgtgaggccgcgcatttcgcttcctttcttcttcgttcgtcctctgttattcgtcaaaattctttcttttgtttcgtttgtttgtcaaTTCTTCATCATTATAGCATATATACATGTATTATAATCATTGtcattaatatgtttttattattcaaatccgacttaaatcccaaataatccaatatttgcgggttttcgtcattaaattcattccgggttgtagagattcaattcatcaatattgggtttctggaattcgccttTGATATAGTTTACATCCGCTTATTAGCATGTTCATCGTATATTCATCATTAATCTATCGtatctaacctagttaattgaattaatttgtttgactcattaatatttttcacttctgtcattattccatcatgttaattcgtaataatccgtcttatccatgttttattgctttcatgacccttaatcacatgtaaataacgtgttaatcactttcatccgagtaaataattttaatcgatcattaaattcaccaacgagcattaacaatttgcaattccggcttcacagccagaattcaggtcaggaacagacgcagcgtctgctgcgcctattccaaaggacgcagctctgctgcgcctgttccgggttgaattctgcctctcaactccgttgttgccttgacctagtttaattagtctgcaattaactaactattatccgtaatatcacgttgattcctgttcgttagttcttttattcctttattcgttttctcaaattatccgttttaaaggtattttcgacataaatcgcctattccaatgtaattaatgtaattttctttattgtaatttgtatttattgtatttctttttatcatttgtatgcttccacatgtaattgaacattaaatccaacttcgacatcaattgtatgctaactacttgttaaccgacttagtattaattctcacatgctaggattaaaacttggatgttgcattgcatgcatatagccgacgatatatcaagtatgaataacttcccgaatcattagtagaggccgctatcgaggcgggcaggattaggtgttcgatcaaaagagcttcctaatacgtaccctcaccccttactccagatatctgtgaacacctgtgttcattggcatccacgagagtcattctagacatagaatgctaagggtaacgattgcttagtgttcatgtctctactttgtgtcttgacatgacgcgaggtactcgaacggttccaatttcccataaaaattggtggcgactccatacaaatgcaaatgcttgtttcccaagcgcccccgtggcccctgtgtccacagtttggcgactccgctggggataatacacttacgtgtagccaagggtgaaacttgaacaaggttagggaatagtttgtacaagacaattgtcggttttcataactcgatcttcctagaccgttttattcggccttcctaggcccaacccaacccattcgaccaatcgtcccgtctaaacggtcctaattcttatttgggcctaaggatgaatagcgattgacgtcatccataccatgatgcttactcttgtttgtatcaagggccttcactacttgaggaaatggactaggaatcggccttactcttgtttggcatgagcctctccacagacttcgggtttgatggttcggtatggcaacccacccttttaaaccaaaacccttctaaatgcactcagcatcccgttataatgcttgtataaatgtgtgtaccttacatgatcaccatttctaaacaaaaccatgatgatttttcaaaaaaaaaaaacatcaaaacccgttttcaagcAAAATTTCGAAATGGGCTCTTAAtcagcgcaaaatccggtcaaaactctgtccatttgtcgtgtcaaaattcgggccacaaacccatttcaaaacctcacttcgagtccactcctacaactacactatagttgactaggacacacattttcaaagaccttgtctttcttcaaaactcactcaacacaagtggcacacacccacttcacgagtcaaaacttttcctcttttagcaagtgtgttagaatggtcgatcgtgttttgattcgtcgccgatatcttatccagtttccaagatgcccggatcaagcgatgaagcaaacttcaaccaacttcaaaatagtaatgatcgaatcctagccgcgctagcccaaatgcaatctactcaagaacaaacctatgaccgccttgagctcatcgaaggccgtatctttgccgtggagggaaggttgcctcctcatgaaagtgaagtactacgtgactctgacaacgaatccaaggacaaaaatcctctcatggggatgactgtagctgagaaaaggctccaatacctagaggagcaattgatgtaccttaagggtgatgacatttatagggagaacaatcgcaagtatgaggccgtcaattccaaattgccaactaactttagtatggcggatatccctaagttcaagggacacgagaaccctttgaactacatccgtgccttcaaggattacatgtctatcaaaggcatcaaacccgagatgttcttaaggatctttccttcatctcttgataccatcccaaggcaatggttctactctttagatcacaagaaggtcgctacttggaaagatgccgcaatcgagttctccaagcaatatgcggataatgccgagatccaagtcaacatgcgtactctagaggttcttacccaaaatgacaaataaggattcaccgacttcctaagtaggtggaggaagactagcactcaactagtagaacgcccggacgaggccactcttgtggagaagtttgtggataatctcaagcccatctatgccccaatcatttgagataccaaaacatcaagactttcaaagacttgaccgtactagggacaaggattgaagatgacatccgtaaaggactcttgtccaaaacggtaggtcgaggataccaagggtccacaagtcgttcatacggctctactagtaagaccgatgaagttaaccttctcgagccatccaagaaaactaccccaccaaggaagtttacaaaccttggggacacttactccaatgctctaaagaggttaatgaagcaaggtaaactccaacccattggacctactcccgaacccgaaaggaagtccaagttttgggacgagaattcgtactgtgaataccataggggcaaggggcacgacacagaaaaatgctacaagttgaaaaacgtgcttcaagacatgattgaagatggtcgactcccaataccaccaggaggtaagcccaacaacactcagaatcctcttggagttctagtgatcacaagtgatgaatctaccttagatttctcacacctcatttctcccatcgaaaatgaaattcatgcaatcgagaatgaagggctctactctaccatctcccgtaccatttccgacttcatcacatgggcaaggagtgtagatagacaagtttgggaactagaaaacatggtaacaactttacgcaatcccaacgcaatacccgaagaacatgtgccactaatcttctctcaaaatgccactatgcaagaaataatcaccgtggttgataaactagtcgatcaaatcatacgactagaagatgatatcgtgagaatgagggaactagctgcaatcaatggagtttgggccgatgatgatgaggacgaatatctcattgaaaactccctagtcaaagaaatagtccaaaatggtgaagaccaagatgtggaccacctaactcgttcgggtcgcccatatcaaagcactactcaaaatggtccaaccaacgtcgtcacaccaaatgacaacgaagatgactccactgatcatttgctcaagcaattacagaaaacaaaggctgatctttcagtgtgggaactagtagcaagctcattcccacatcgccaagccttactgcaagctttggccaaactaaatgtagcacataactccactcctgaagatgtcgtcaacttggtcttccaagaatcacctaagctaagtaatcctattactttctcagacgaagacttgccaccttttggcgctagtcacaaccttgctctatacatcactatcatctgtctaaagaagaatgtgccaatgaccttggtggatgatggctccgcggtcaacgttatacccctcaaaacggcatacaagctgagcatgaaagagtcggattggacccctaccaatcaaggtgtgcgtgcatatgacggtacacgatgaaaggtagtaggacttgctaacttaaccatagccacgggaccaatcgaacgaaaggttagcttccaaatagtggacatttgTTCTGAATTCTTTACACTCTTACTGGTCATCAATGTTTGTACTGCCCAAGGGAGTGATTAAGAGGATTGAGGCAGTGTTTAGGAATTTCTTATGGGACAATAGTGCAGATTACAGGAGGATTCCCTTGGTTGGATGGGATACTATTTGCAGATCAAAGGATGAGGGAGGATTGGGCATTAAGGATCAGGAAATTTGGAACAAGGCAATGGTTGGAAGACTAGTTGACTGGATAGCTGTCAATAGAGATTCCATATGGGTGCACTGGATCCATAACAACTACCTCAAAGGGCAGGACTGGATGGAATATAAGCCTAGCATGAATTCAAGCTGGGTGTGGAGAAGAATCTGCAAAATCAAAGATGAGATGGTACCAGGTTATACAAATGGCAAATGGCACGTTCAACCTGATGGGTATACACCTGCTGGAACCTATGAGTGGTTCAGGGGAAGTAGGCCAAAGGTGAACTGGTACAAGGTAGTCTGGGATGGGTGGGTAATCCCTAAGCATCAATTTATGGGCTGGTTAGTAGCACATGCTGCACTGAACACAACATCAAAGCTGGTTGGGTTTGGTGTGGAAATTGAGGACACCTGCTGTATATGTGCTCTAGCTGAAGAGACCTCTGAACATCTCTTCTGTGAGTGTGAGTACAGCAAGAGGATAGTGAGGGAGGTGAATAAGATGACTAGTTGGAGCTTCCCTGAGAGTGGGGTGGTGGAATGGTGTAGGCAAAGGACTGGTACTAAGCTGCAAAAGGGTATCCAGAATGCACTGATGTTGAGCTTGATATATCAGGTCTGGCATCAAAGAAACAAGTCTAGGAATGAGAAATTCATGCTGTGTCCAGAACGGGTAGCCAAGCATATAGTAGAGGAGATGAGAGTTCGAGTTCGTGGCAGGGACAAGCTGCAGCTGAACCTAGATGACTTAGAGTGGCTTAAAAAAATGCATCTGTTGGAATGATAGTCTGTTGGTTGTTTTAGTCTATAAGCACCTTAtgtaaattttgattttgatatataatatactcacatttcaccaaaaaaaaaaaatagtggacattgaagcttcattcaacatacttttgggaaggccttggattcatgcttccaaagcggtaacacccacccttcatcaaaagatcaagatcccactaaatggcaaagtagtgacgatcacttcgtcacccatcaaggcaataatcgaaaaacagtcgaacaatcaagttcttgcggatcccgtatacgaacttgggggcttccaaagtgtaagcgtcatagaaagtgagttggcacccttatactataatccctactctaacttggtggtcaaccacatactcaaatcccagggatacttccctggaatgcctttgaaccctattcggaagaataccttcgcaccatacaaggaaggcaactcgacaaggataccacttggactggggtacaaacctacaaaagaggaggttctcgaaatgctcgcacaagtccaaaaccgcaagcacgtaggagtccaaatgaggccctatctccccactttgaatgggtactttgttcaagaaggaagtctagaacgctttcacggatttcccgaaccttggcattacctcgagaggaagttagccggaatcgagatctttcacgattgctacttcatccctccagaaacggttcctaccgtcaaaacccgtcaagcaccttgcttagacgaacaagctgttagcctattgtttggagaagaccgattcgttagggccgcgcaggatgagatcattactatgatacttcaagacgatcgtttcaaccccaccgcgttaatcacagaaaccgacgcaagacagcagaaaggatggagaaaatctatcaaataaaccaacaatcaaggaagactcttcaagctcaccactggagaaggagagatgttcaaaggagaaccagaagacgatgagttcgagtcggagtcggagtcagagtcggagtctagagaagtcattagagagtctactcctgtcgtcatccccactcccttcgtttctcctagcttagtctcgagtagtcacagtagttcgggaaatgccccaaccactgtccctttgccgccactgaccatggatcagttggcttctttgtttcaactttactcaaattttaatatgaataaatcaggttctgcttactctttgtgttatcttgagtgcaattctgtttacgatgatactgaggatgaccaagacccagacttaatcgaaatacctccctacgtagccaaagaaatactacaggaaggggaagggggaccagtaatagaggacaccgaacccatcaac
Protein-coding sequences here:
- the LOC141620031 gene encoding uncharacterized protein LOC141620031 yields the protein MFVLPKGVIKRIEAVFRNFLWDNSADYRRIPLVGWDTICRSKDEGGLGIKDQEIWNKAMVGRLVDWIAVNRDSIWVHWIHNNYLKGQDWMEYKPSMNSSWVWRRICKIKDEMVPGYTNGKWHVQPDGYTPAGTYEWFRGSRPKVNWYKVVWDGWVIPKHQFMGWLVAHAALNTTSKLVGFGVEIEDTCCICALAEETSEHLFCECEYSKRIVREVNKMTSWSFPESGVVEWCRQRTGTKLQKGIQNALMLSLIYQVWHQRNKSRNEKFMLCPERVAKHIVEEMRVRVRGRDKLQLNLDDLEWLKKMHLLE